The following proteins are encoded in a genomic region of Nymphalis io chromosome 8, ilAglIoxx1.1, whole genome shotgun sequence:
- the LOC126770080 gene encoding 39S ribosomal protein L16, mitochondrial — protein sequence MMPNTIKLCLGILRPEKLQLTLTSGIKYFAPPKNYDDIVLPERQRLRIYDKVPLYPSNLKPPKMQKRLRYMRGPETLHNSLQLKQYGVMATGGGRMRHEHFEMARLQVARRLDMKRMYAIWRVDPPWQPVTKKGQGQRMGGGKGAIDHYVTPIKAGRIIFEIAGKCEYAEVRDLLRIVAERLPFKAVPVSQEIMEKMEADEKWKEENNQNKYTLKYIIQNNMGGCHRFISKYDHKWYGKYV from the exons ATGATGcccaatacaataaaattgtgtTTAG gaataCTCCGGCCAGAGAAATTACAATTAACACTAACTTCGGGCATAAAGTACTTTGCACCACCAAAAAATTACGATG ataTTGTACTGCCTGAACGGCAGAGACTTAGAATATATGACAAAGTTCCACTGTATCCATCTAACTTGAAACCACCTAAAATGCAAAAACGTCTGCGGTATATGAGAGGACCAGAAACTTTGCATAACTCATTGCAACTTAAGCAGTATGGTGTAATG GCCACGGGTGGAGGTAGAATGCGTCATGAACATTTTGAAATGGCACGTCTTCAAGTAGCAAGGAGGTTAGATATGAAGAGAATGTATGCTATATGGAGAGTAGACCCACCATGGCAACCAGTTACTAAAAAGGGCCAAGGTCAACGTATGGGTGGAGGAAAAGGTGCCATAGATCATTACGTCACTCCTATCAAAGCTGGGagaataatttttgaaattgctGGTAAATGTGAATATGCAGAG GTACGTGATCTGTTAAGAATTGTGGCGGAGAGATTACCCTTTAAAGCTGTGCCAGTTTCTCAAGAAATTATGGAAAAAATGGAGGCAGACGAAAAGTGGAAGGAAGAAAAcaaccaaaataaatatacattaaaatatattattcaaaataacatgGGAGGATGTCATAGGTTTATCTCTAAGTATGATCACAAATGGTACGGCAAATatgtataa
- the LOC126770002 gene encoding glycolipid transfer protein: MNSTSTATKNDSNFQDLIPFPYVNGKINVIEFLEATKNLITLVDRLGKVFAPIKYDMEGNVEKIKKYEYNKDSCLLELMAQEHSKGESKSAEGVLWLNRALLFFELLFQEIIVCLQSNNYDVNMKDIYTIAYEGSVKKYHNWVAQQLFALICKMSPTLPQILKSFEVENDVSGFETRLTTFNKTLHIVRLKIDDFFKDQNMFVESK, from the exons ATGAATAGTACTTCTACAGCTACTAAAAATGATTCTAACTTTCAAGACTTAATACCATTTCCTTATGTTAATGGAAAAATAAACGTTATAGAATTTCTGGAGGCCAccaaaaatttaattacgttAGTAG aTCGTCTTGGAAAAGTATTTGCaccaattaaatatgatatggaAGGAAATGTTgag aaaattaagaaatatgaatataataaagattcATGTTTGCTGGAATTGATGGCTCAAGAACATTCTAAAGGAGAATCTAAATCCGCTGAAGGTGTTTTGTGGCTAAACAG agcATTGCTTTTTTTTGAATTGCTATTTCAAGAAATAATAGTATGTCTACAATCAAACAATTATGATGTAAACATGAAAGATATATATACTATTGCATATGAAGGTTCAGTTAAGAAGTACCACAACTGGGTTGCTCAACAACTATTTGCC CTCATCTGCAAAATGTCACCAACTCTCCCTCAAATCTTGAAATCATTTGAAGTTGAAAATGATGTTAGTGGTTTTGAGACGAGACTAACaactttcaataaaacattacacataGTTAGATTGAAAATTGATGATTTCTTTAAAGATCAGAATATGTTTGTAGAATCAAAGTGA